A genomic segment from Paenibacillus sp. FSL K6-1096 encodes:
- the rpsR gene encoding 30S ribosomal protein S18, producing the protein MAFKPREGGDNDKRPARRGGRNKRKKVCYFTVNKITHIDYKDTELLKKFISERGKILPRRVTGTSAKYQRALTIAVKRSRQIALLPYTTE; encoded by the coding sequence ATGGCTTTCAAACCAAGAGAAGGCGGAGACAACGACAAGAGACCAGCACGTCGTGGTGGACGCAACAAGCGTAAAAAAGTGTGCTATTTCACTGTGAACAAGATCACTCACATTGATTATAAAGACACTGAGCTTCTGAAGAAGTTCATCAGCGAACGCGGAAAGATCCTGCCGCGTCGTGTAACTGGAACAAGTGCTAAATACCAACGCGCTCTGACTATTGCTGTAAAGCGTTCGCGTCAAATCGCGCTGCTGCCTTACACAACGGAATAA
- the ssb gene encoding single-stranded DNA-binding protein, protein MLNRIILIGRLTRDPELRYTPAGVAVTQFTLAVDRNFTGQNGEREADFIPVVTWRQLAETCANYLRKGRLAAVEGRIQVRNYENNEGKRVYVTEVIADNVRFLESAQSREGGNASQSGSMPEEPSYGGGNGGNNARGNNNNFSRNNNTQDPFSGDGKPIDISDDDLPF, encoded by the coding sequence TTGTTGAACCGCATCATCTTGATCGGTCGGTTGACCCGTGACCCAGAACTTCGTTATACTCCTGCTGGTGTTGCCGTAACACAGTTTACGCTTGCCGTAGACCGTAACTTTACGGGCCAGAATGGTGAACGCGAAGCGGACTTTATCCCGGTAGTAACCTGGAGACAGCTGGCTGAGACCTGTGCCAATTACTTGCGCAAAGGAAGACTGGCAGCCGTAGAAGGACGCATCCAAGTACGGAACTATGAGAATAATGAAGGCAAACGTGTATACGTTACTGAAGTTATTGCTGATAATGTCCGTTTCCTGGAGTCCGCGCAGAGCCGTGAAGGCGGAAATGCATCACAGAGCGGAAGTATGCCTGAAGAGCCGTCCTACGGCGGTGGTAACGGCGGGAACAATGCTCGCGGAAATAACAATAATTTCTCGCGTAACAACAATACTCAAGATCCTTTTTCGGGCGATGGAAAACCGATCGATATATCGGACGATGATTTGCCATTTTAA
- the rpsF gene encoding 30S ribosomal protein S6: MRKYEVMYIIRPDIEQEAVQAAVEKFQGIISNGGEITKHEVQGKRRLAYEIKKFRDGVYVLVNFTAEPAVVTELERIMKISDEVIRYLITNDVA; encoded by the coding sequence ATGCGCAAATATGAAGTCATGTACATTATTCGTCCTGACATTGAACAAGAAGCCGTTCAAGCAGCAGTCGAAAAATTCCAAGGCATCATCTCCAACGGCGGAGAAATTACAAAGCACGAAGTGCAGGGTAAGCGCCGTCTTGCGTATGAGATCAAGAAATTCCGTGATGGCGTTTATGTTCTGGTTAACTTCACTGCAGAACCTGCAGTAGTTACTGAGCTTGAGCGTATCATGAAGATTTCGGACGAAGTTATTCGTTATCTCATTACGAACGACGTTGCCTAA
- a CDS encoding YjzC family protein: MGEQTEYEKGDKAPNPGLYTEVGEARSFHTEIQNPKQIRMEKGDTFPETTNQNRKWKKVEKARVH; this comes from the coding sequence ATGGGCGAACAGACCGAATACGAAAAAGGCGACAAAGCCCCCAACCCGGGACTCTACACCGAAGTAGGCGAAGCGCGGAGCTTCCATACCGAAATCCAGAATCCGAAGCAGATCAGAATGGAGAAGGGTGACACCTTCCCTGAGACCACCAACCAGAACCGCAAATGGAAAAAGGTTGAGAAAGCCCGGGTCCATTAA
- a CDS encoding DUF951 domain-containing protein: MERKVFGLGDIVMMKKPHPCGTNEMEIIRMGMDIRIKCTGCQHSVLIPRAKFEKNLKKVLHSAAGEVENQ; the protein is encoded by the coding sequence ATGGAACGCAAAGTATTCGGGCTGGGTGATATCGTGATGATGAAGAAGCCGCATCCCTGCGGAACGAACGAAATGGAGATCATCCGCATGGGGATGGATATCCGGATCAAGTGCACCGGCTGCCAGCATAGTGTTCTTATTCCCAGAGCCAAATTCGAGAAGAACCTGAAGAAGGTGCTGCATTCCGCAGCAGGTGAAGTGGAAAATCAATAA
- a CDS encoding mechanosensitive ion channel family protein → MNNWILEATGEEAIRDAVRFKDRVWEWLTNADMWATVLFAGIRILLIFILTRIIIKVVSGLIDRSLERETRGRMLANNRRFSTVGGLMKNVVTFFCNFTMILLVLSEFNFDLKPLLAGAGVVGLAIGFGAQSLVKDVITGFFIIFEDQFAVGDVIQSGTYKGTVEMIGLRTTRLLSATGEVHIIPNGTIVNVTNYSLANALAVVDVPVKMERGLEATLALIGEALKGIEERSESVIAYPNILGIQSMSTSEYVIRIAANCMPNARDAAERQIQNDIKQALEKQSALEAAKAEQEAQEQAEREAREAEAARRQQSAEEARRASEGHEASPRRQVAAAQEGEEGEE, encoded by the coding sequence ATGAATAACTGGATATTGGAGGCAACAGGCGAAGAGGCCATCCGGGATGCGGTCCGCTTCAAGGACCGGGTATGGGAGTGGCTGACGAACGCCGATATGTGGGCTACGGTGCTGTTTGCCGGGATACGGATTCTGTTGATTTTTATCCTGACGAGGATCATTATCAAGGTGGTCTCTGGCCTGATTGACCGTTCTCTTGAACGGGAGACGAGAGGGCGGATGTTAGCGAACAACAGGCGCTTCTCCACAGTCGGCGGACTGATGAAGAATGTGGTGACCTTCTTCTGTAACTTTACAATGATTCTGCTGGTTCTCTCGGAGTTCAACTTCGATCTGAAGCCGCTGTTGGCCGGGGCAGGGGTCGTGGGGCTGGCGATCGGTTTCGGCGCGCAAAGTTTGGTCAAAGATGTAATTACCGGATTCTTCATTATATTCGAGGATCAGTTCGCTGTCGGGGATGTGATCCAGAGCGGGACCTATAAGGGAACGGTGGAGATGATCGGGCTGAGAACGACCCGGCTGCTCAGTGCAACGGGAGAGGTTCATATTATTCCGAACGGAACGATTGTCAATGTTACGAATTATTCGCTGGCCAATGCGCTGGCCGTAGTTGATGTTCCGGTCAAAATGGAGCGGGGGCTGGAAGCTACCCTGGCACTGATTGGCGAGGCGCTGAAGGGCATCGAGGAGCGGAGCGAAAGCGTGATAGCGTATCCTAATATCCTGGGCATCCAATCCATGAGCACATCCGAGTATGTGATCAGGATTGCGGCCAACTGTATGCCTAATGCCAGAGATGCCGCCGAACGGCAGATTCAGAATGATATCAAGCAGGCGCTGGAGAAGCAGAGTGCCCTGGAGGCGGCTAAGGCCGAGCAGGAGGCGCAGGAGCAGGCGGAGCGGGAAGCCAGAGAGGCTGAAGCGGCACGCAGGCAGCAGTCCGCTGAGGAAGCCCGCAGAGCCAGTGAAGGGCATGAGGCAAGCCCAAGGAGACAGGTGGCTGCCGCACAAGAGGGAGAGGAAGGGGAAGAGTGA
- a CDS encoding DUF3343 domain-containing protein → MEEELLIAFDSTQQALRAEMLLEYAEIEIDIFPTPKEITAGCAMSIQFSRGDLEAVRQLVSEQNIEIRGIFARAARGDGYVELGGEGGA, encoded by the coding sequence GTGGAGGAGGAACTGCTGATAGCCTTCGATTCAACCCAGCAGGCGCTGCGCGCCGAGATGCTGCTTGAATATGCAGAGATAGAAATTGATATCTTTCCCACCCCCAAGGAGATCACGGCCGGCTGTGCGATGTCGATCCAGTTCAGCCGCGGTGATCTGGAGGCCGTGCGCCAGCTGGTGTCCGAGCAGAATATTGAGATCCGGGGGATCTTTGCCAGAGCGGCTCGGGGTGACGGTTATGTGGAGTTAGGCGGAGAAGGAGGGGCTTAA
- the yyaC gene encoding spore protease YyaC: MNISTKASSLKEPSCLKISYTDPNIYSAITHRLLFHFSRTRPDTPVVIICVGTDRSTGDSLGPLVGTTLARFHSPLFHLYGTLDEPVHAINLEDTLSLVYEKHSDPFIIGIDACLGQSTSVGCIQVVDGPLRPGAGVNKQLPPVGDIHLTGIVNVGGFMEYFVLQNTRLSLVMKLSDIISSSLYSALKQWNLHARSAATREQ, encoded by the coding sequence ATGAACATCTCTACCAAAGCCTCATCTCTGAAAGAACCATCCTGTTTAAAAATATCATATACAGATCCCAATATCTATTCCGCCATCACCCACAGGCTGCTGTTCCACTTCTCGCGTACCCGCCCGGATACACCGGTTGTGATTATTTGTGTGGGCACAGACCGCTCTACCGGGGATTCGTTGGGTCCGCTGGTCGGCACCACACTGGCACGCTTCCACAGCCCGTTGTTCCATCTCTACGGAACGCTGGACGAGCCGGTTCATGCCATTAATCTGGAGGATACCCTTTCCCTTGTCTATGAGAAGCATTCAGACCCGTTTATCATCGGAATCGATGCCTGCCTGGGCCAGTCCACAAGTGTCGGCTGCATCCAGGTCGTTGACGGACCGCTGCGTCCGGGGGCCGGGGTCAACAAGCAGCTTCCGCCGGTAGGCGACATTCATTTGACCGGCATTGTTAATGTCGGCGGCTTCATGGAATACTTCGTCTTACAGAATACCCGGCTGAGCCTGGTGATGAAGCTGTCGGATATCATCTCCTCCAGCCTTTATTCCGCCTTGAAGCAATGGAATCTCCATGCTAGATCTGCTGCAACGCGAGAGCAATAA
- a CDS encoding DUF4446 family protein, giving the protein MSELNEIIIEQISLFVMGLTGVILLMAILMIVQGARLRKMRRRYEAMMSGNGVEDLETLLVNLKNQSDMLEDGQREQKELIEAAHARMRGMKSKVAMKRYNAFGERGNDLSFSLAILDDNHSGIVLSSLHNRESSYIYAKPLEKGESSYALSPEEKEVIALALQQI; this is encoded by the coding sequence ATGTCGGAACTTAATGAAATCATAATAGAGCAAATCTCATTGTTCGTGATGGGGCTGACCGGGGTAATACTTCTGATGGCTATTCTAATGATCGTTCAGGGGGCCAGACTGCGCAAAATGCGCCGCAGATATGAAGCAATGATGAGCGGAAATGGAGTAGAGGATCTGGAGACGCTGCTGGTCAATCTGAAGAATCAGAGCGATATGCTGGAGGATGGACAGCGCGAACAGAAGGAGCTGATTGAGGCTGCACATGCCAGAATGCGCGGGATGAAATCGAAGGTGGCTATGAAGCGTTATAACGCCTTCGGGGAGCGCGGCAATGACCTGAGCTTCTCGCTTGCCATTCTGGATGACAACCATAGCGGAATTGTACTGAGCAGTCTGCACAACCGCGAGAGCTCTTATATCTATGCCAAGCCGCTTGAAAAGGGAGAGTCCTCCTATGCTCTGTCTCCGGAGGAGAAGGAGGTTATTGCTCTCGCGTTGCAGCAGATCTAG
- a CDS encoding aminotransferase class V-fold PLP-dependent enzyme, producing the protein MEGLVYLDHAATSWPKPPEVAAAMMEALQQSGANAGRGNHSLAIGTGRVLVRARALLADLFGVANAQDIAFTHNTTMGLNMAIKGTLQRGDHVISTMTEHNSVRRPLEYLRRTIGIEVDYVQVNQQGQLNLQELKNLMRPNTRMVICNHSSNLLGSILPVGEIGDIAKSHGAVFLVDAAQSAGSLPIDVAAMNIDLLAFPGHKGLLGPQGTGGLYISPHLDLEPLMHGGTGSQSENSDQPNVRPDRYEAGTQNAVGIAGLMAGVKAVKALGIGQIHRQEWELTQLLIEGLSAIPSIRILGPEAGAPRSGIVAFVAEGQDSANIAHRLDREYQIAVRAGMHCTPLAHQAVDTLNSGAVRASVGVSSTEEDVHKLLYAMQDMLGASRTR; encoded by the coding sequence ATGGAGGGACTGGTATATCTCGATCATGCAGCGACTTCTTGGCCGAAGCCTCCAGAGGTTGCGGCGGCGATGATGGAGGCGTTACAGCAGTCAGGCGCAAACGCCGGGCGCGGCAACCATTCACTGGCGATCGGGACAGGACGGGTGCTGGTCCGGGCACGGGCGTTGCTGGCTGATCTGTTCGGTGTCGCAAACGCTCAGGATATTGCTTTTACCCATAATACGACCATGGGGCTAAATATGGCTATTAAGGGTACACTTCAACGTGGAGATCATGTCATCTCAACGATGACTGAACATAACTCTGTCCGCCGGCCTTTGGAATACCTCCGCCGGACGATTGGAATTGAAGTGGATTATGTGCAGGTGAATCAGCAGGGACAGTTGAATCTGCAGGAGCTTAAAAACTTGATGCGGCCGAATACCCGGATGGTTATCTGCAATCATAGCTCCAATCTGCTGGGAAGTATTCTTCCGGTTGGCGAGATTGGTGATATCGCGAAATCGCACGGAGCGGTATTCCTGGTCGATGCTGCCCAGAGTGCCGGATCACTGCCTATTGATGTGGCGGCCATGAATATCGATCTGCTGGCTTTTCCAGGGCACAAAGGACTGCTCGGCCCGCAGGGAACAGGGGGGCTGTATATTTCACCGCATCTGGACCTGGAGCCGCTCATGCATGGGGGAACGGGCAGCCAATCGGAAAATAGCGATCAGCCTAATGTGCGCCCGGACCGGTATGAAGCGGGGACGCAGAATGCAGTCGGGATTGCCGGGCTTATGGCCGGCGTGAAGGCAGTTAAGGCTCTAGGGATCGGACAGATTCACCGGCAGGAATGGGAGCTGACTCAGCTGCTGATAGAGGGACTCTCAGCGATTCCATCGATCCGCATACTTGGTCCTGAGGCTGGCGCTCCGCGCAGCGGAATTGTCGCCTTTGTAGCAGAGGGACAGGACTCGGCGAATATTGCCCACCGCCTGGACCGGGAATATCAGATTGCTGTCCGCGCCGGAATGCATTGCACTCCGCTGGCCCATCAAGCTGTAGATACCTTGAACAGCGGGGCGGTAAGAGCCAGTGTCGGAGTAAGCTCAACAGAAGAGGATGTTCATAAGCTGCTGTATGCCATGCAGGATATGCTCGGCGCATCACGTACAAGATAA
- a CDS encoding ParB/RepB/Spo0J family partition protein, producing MSKRLGKGLDALIPSLSINEDDKVVEIPLSQLRANPYQPRKDFNEEAIQELAESIRQHGVIQPIIVRSVLKGYEIIAGERRFRASQYCGKATIPAVVRSLSDQQVMEIALIENLQRENLNAMEIAVAYQGLMDQFSLTQEELSLKVGKSRSHIANFLRLLSLPEEVKDYVSRGTISMGHARAIVGLKDPEIIKQLAAQCVELQWSVRELEEVVKNLDRKPANGIKAKVVKRDPYIDNIEEVLRERFKTTVRIKQGKEKGKIELNYYSAQDLERLLELLGN from the coding sequence ATGAGTAAGCGTTTAGGCAAAGGCTTGGATGCGTTAATACCTTCCTTATCGATTAATGAAGATGATAAGGTCGTAGAGATCCCGCTCTCCCAGCTGCGGGCTAATCCTTATCAACCCCGCAAGGACTTCAATGAAGAAGCAATCCAGGAGCTGGCTGAGTCCATAAGACAGCACGGAGTCATTCAGCCGATTATCGTGCGGAGTGTGTTGAAAGGGTATGAGATCATTGCGGGTGAACGCCGATTCCGCGCTTCGCAGTATTGCGGCAAAGCTACGATTCCGGCAGTAGTCCGCAGCCTTAGTGACCAGCAGGTGATGGAAATTGCCCTGATCGAGAACCTGCAGCGTGAGAATCTTAATGCGATGGAAATTGCAGTCGCTTATCAGGGGCTGATGGATCAGTTCTCGCTCACTCAGGAGGAGCTATCCCTGAAGGTGGGTAAATCAAGATCGCATATTGCTAACTTCCTGCGGCTGCTCAGCCTGCCGGAAGAAGTGAAGGATTATGTTTCACGTGGAACAATTTCGATGGGACATGCCCGGGCAATTGTTGGCCTTAAAGATCCAGAAATCATTAAACAGCTGGCTGCACAGTGCGTAGAGCTGCAATGGAGTGTAAGAGAGCTGGAAGAGGTTGTGAAGAATCTCGACCGCAAGCCGGCGAACGGAATCAAGGCAAAGGTTGTAAAACGTGATCCGTACATTGATAATATTGAAGAAGTGCTGCGTGAACGGTTCAAAACGACGGTCAGAATCAAGCAAGGCAAGGAGAAGGGGAAAATCGAATTAAACTATTACAGTGCCCAAGACCTGGAAAGATTACTGGAGCTGCTGGGTAACTGA
- a CDS encoding AAA family ATPase yields MSKIIAIANQKGGVGKTTTSVNLGASMATLGKRVLLVDIDPQGNTTSGVGVNKADVANCIYDILINEAEPQDTILETQIEGLHIIPATIQLAGAEIELVSTISRELKLKKALNAVKVNYDYIIIDCPPSLGILTINSLTAADSVIIPIQCEYYALEGLSQLLNTVRLVQKNLNPHLKIEGVLLTMLDARTNLGIQVIEEVKKYFQEKVYRTIIPRNVRLSEAPSHGQSIITYDSRSKGAEVYLELAKEVISYE; encoded by the coding sequence GTGTCTAAGATTATTGCCATAGCAAATCAAAAAGGCGGTGTCGGTAAAACAACAACCTCTGTTAACCTGGGGGCCAGCATGGCAACTTTGGGCAAGAGGGTGTTGCTTGTAGATATCGACCCGCAAGGCAACACTACCAGCGGCGTTGGCGTCAACAAAGCGGATGTAGCAAATTGCATTTATGATATTCTTATTAATGAAGCGGAGCCGCAGGATACAATTCTGGAGACTCAGATCGAAGGCCTTCATATTATTCCGGCAACTATTCAACTGGCAGGTGCTGAGATTGAATTGGTCTCTACAATATCAAGAGAACTGAAGCTGAAGAAGGCGCTGAATGCTGTTAAGGTGAACTATGATTACATTATCATTGATTGCCCGCCATCGCTGGGTATCCTTACCATTAACTCTCTGACCGCAGCCGACTCCGTGATTATTCCGATCCAATGCGAATATTATGCCCTTGAAGGGCTTAGCCAATTGCTTAATACCGTAAGGCTGGTGCAGAAGAATCTCAATCCTCATCTCAAAATCGAGGGAGTATTGCTCACGATGCTGGACGCCCGGACGAATCTGGGAATTCAGGTCATTGAAGAAGTGAAGAAATATTTCCAGGAAAAGGTATACAGAACGATTATTCCGCGTAATGTGCGCCTGAGTGAGGCGCCTTCGCATGGACAGTCAATTATTACCTATGATTCCCGTTCCAAAGGGGCGGAAGTATATTTAGAGCTGGCAAAGGAAGTGATTTCTTATGAGTAA